A portion of the Mycobacterium paraseoulense genome contains these proteins:
- a CDS encoding acyl-CoA synthetase yields the protein MASDDGAAAVPARERLDEDDHDLLTFGEAGERLRLEIAAAERDVVHLEQTDSADGLSKARARLEALRAAAKRNSAHTINDENFEKFFGYAGKAKRDLPHIDPTN from the coding sequence ATGGCAAGCGACGATGGAGCAGCCGCCGTCCCAGCACGCGAAAGGCTCGATGAGGACGACCACGACCTATTGACTTTTGGAGAAGCAGGCGAGCGGCTTCGCTTGGAGATCGCGGCGGCCGAGCGCGACGTCGTGCATCTCGAGCAGACCGACTCCGCGGACGGCCTGTCGAAGGCTCGGGCCCGTTTGGAAGCGCTCCGCGCGGCAGCGAAACGCAATTCGGCACACACCATAAACGACGAGAACTTCGAAAAGTTCTTCGGTTACGCCGGCAAGGCTAAGCGCGACCTGCCGCACATCGACCCGACCAATTGA